A segment of the Carya illinoinensis cultivar Pawnee chromosome 1, C.illinoinensisPawnee_v1, whole genome shotgun sequence genome:
TAAAAATTGATATCATTTTGTGAGGGTTAAAAATTGATAtctcaaattataaaaacataaaaattcaaTTACTGATATTGCAAGTTTACCCTTTCCCATATATATTGGGAATTGAGTAGATTTTACTCTTTTATTATATACACGTAAACAACCAAACCTCCACCTAATTTTCCATCAAACTCTCACCTAAATTCCATATGATTTGGTTCCATCTTCTGGTTCCCGTTTTTTAACATTTCTTCATTAAATAACTATTCCCCCGttttcaatattatatatatatatatattatatgacaGCGTGTCGAATAAGCTTATCAGGATgacatatttaaataataagagcTCCCAAAAGCAACGGCGCCGTTATGGTGCCATTCCTATTTTCCACTTTGGTGGGCGCCcgtgtttttgtttgtttcgaGTCTTTGACGGTACAAAATAtgagtatataaaaaatgagtaaatataaaatttatataaaaattaattttttaatataaattttatattttttaaagatatttacaCAGTctataattttatctaatattattcaaaaattatttctaatataatatatattttaatgttgtATGAAAAGTTTATGCAATAAATActaagaattttaattttttttttaaattatgtttataaACTCTCAAAAGTAATCCATTATCTTtaaattattatctttttatcattttatatattaggaggatgataattaaaaattaataaaatactatttttcattAGCGCATTTGTTGActtgtcaacaacaaaacacatTTTCGCGTGAGCTGAGAGCTCTGACGAAGCCTTCGTCTGACGAGATATTGGTAGACAAATTTGACAATTTCAATATACGGTCGGACGATTCCCTCGAGCTAATAATTCTACTGCACAATAAACTGTGTGGTCTGACCGACCCTAACATGGATGGTGCTAGGATTCCGCTGTTGGTACATTTCGTTGGAGTTTCCCTTTTTGTATTTTGagtttatcatatttatttttatttttttacatatttattaaatattttttttttaaataatcacaatattattaagaattaatttcttaattactaagtaaaataataataataaaataaaacgagaTCCTTATCATTTTTCACCCTAACAAAAGCCACTTTATGGAAGTCTGTTACATActtttttactttaaaaaaacaaaaaaaaaacatcaatgaGTGCATGCGAGAAATTAAACACATGGGAGAGAACAATAACATATGTATCTCTTTTATTGTTGTTCGCTTTGCTAGATATAATTCTAAGAGATGTAAATTTTTTgtactttcttaaaaaaataattgagtatagtatttaaaaaaataactttttcatatgaatttcaaatttatccacttttttttttttaagaaataacttttttttttcaaatttatccaatttcaaaaaaaataattgagtaTAGTAAGGGATTTACCAACTTTGAAACTGCAAATATAATCATTTATATAGGATTAGTATAACAAGATCAAATGAAAAGCAATGTAAAATACTATTAGTGTCTCCCTTTGCAGTCATAGAATGTTAAGCTAGTATACAATCTTGCATATAGGGTTATGTGTGTGGGCTAGTATAATAATTTCAGATAAGTCAAGATAAGTTATGCATGTTATAGCATACGTATGATCAttcatgattttaagtttttagaaaaaatattttatgaaaaattttacgtTAAATATGTTTACGTTATAATGAGTTTCTTACTGAATCATCAActcatttgatttgttttatatttttaaacttccTTAAGTCATAATATTTAAGAAGGTAGAGCTACATGATAGGATTTAGTCTAGAAAAAAGTGATAGTAACTTAGATTATGTGTATagattttaagttataattattattgtacgaactttgataaattttaataaatatttctgtccatttttatttatgattttaatattttaatacgatacgattatatttattataaaagatcTTTGTACTTTTCGCTTCTTTcagaacaaaaatatatatatatttttgagtcAATATCATCAATAGTACTTCGGctgaaatttagaaaaataattttattattaactgTAGATAGTAGGCtgacacacaaatatatatatatatatatatatatatgacatgcaTGTTAAGTACACGTGAACTATGACAAAGTGGAAGAAACGCGTGGCAGAGAAGTTTTTGACACTGTAAGATTGGATTTTCCAGGAGCATGTGCGTGGCACGTCAGAGTCAGACCACCTTGACTTCGTCAACaccaattaatattttaattaacgtAATTTGATTGTGAAACACTGTGCGGTTCCCATATTTCGTTCCACGAAAAGATCATCCAATTTCTTTTGGTGTTTCCTTTTCTGTATTCAGGACAGCAGGGCTTAATTACGTAGTCCCTCTAATAATAGTCCAATGGTTCTGTTCCTATACCAAGAACGAATGAATCGTTCAGGACAGAAAGAATGAAACGAATGAATCGTTTtaattaaaagttttgctacatacaaacacaatcgcacactaatctgtgtaccaatactgatttattcatacttaaaatttaaattaatactattttcaataaaatctactttttgaccaatcacattatatgagtgcacagattagtgcacaattatgtttgtaactatatttttcctttaattatctattaaatataatttacattaaaattatctgaatttaatttaatttagtattcttggatttagttttaaaaataataataatcttccTCTcaattctcatatatatatatatatatattagactttttttttttggataaatatatatatatatatatttatattcgaCTTGAATACACCTTTtgttctcttttattttatatatgaaaggAGAAAAGGAGATTTGAGGGGGCAAATCACCTATGGCTATACTAAAGATATATGAAAAAAGCTTTTAAACAATAAGATTAATGTAATTTGGAGCCCCTCCCCTATTTGAAGCAAAAAGAAAAGCCCCTATTTCAAGCAtcgctttttttttaaaaacaaaatttttaaatttttctttgaaaaaatgttatctatatttacaattttatgcACATAAATATAGGTGTTAACACATCAGCTAttgaaaaattgaagattttgaaatgtaaattcagaatttgaactaaaaaattgataaaataggacgGATACTCAATACGTATTATTGTGCATAATACTTTACATACATATAGtactattatttttctttttaattagagTAATACTACTATTTATATTAGACTTTTTCATCTCTAGTTTTATACATTAATAGGACGTATTTCAAGTAGATTCATATCTATAAGTAggattgaagatgaagatgataaaatttataataaagaataaagttatctatataaaaattctatCACTTATGAatcctaaaaataaaagaagtactgcatgcacaaaaatattttataaaaataaattaacaaattaatGTTGATTGACATAGAtgtaacatatcatataaagtcatatcatataaaattataaaattattacgttagattataatttttttttataaaatagatataatatatcatataaaatcatatcagtttatgaatttatttttataaaatctatttatggttaaaataattttatgaaataaagaataatttaagagtttctttttttaatatttatatggaCTAgattagtaattgaaaatttgaCTCGGCTAAGTTAGTTGCATCATCCTTTTAAGTCATATGATTACGCAAGCAATCTAGAGGGGGGATCCCTATTATCACACATAATTTGCCTACGTGGCACAAGTATAAAAGTTTCCAATTCATTACTTCAGCAAGGTAGGTAATTCCAATCATGCATGCCTTGCTGGTAATTTTGGAATTTTCTTaagtgaaaaaagaaacaaaagtaaTTCAGTAATTAAACTTCCATTAATTTCCATAATATGCACAACCATTTGCATATTATgtgatttctttttgggggtttataaattaattaattaattaaaaaaataatttttttttttgtgtgaaataaatatgcatttaaattAAGGCTCTagctattttgttttttaaaggtACATGTGGGCTCTGCGAAAGAAGAAAGGAGGACTGGTAGAGAAATGTACATTGCGTTGACAGTGTCAACCATATATCTATCCTTCAGGATCATTTCCACGATCGCGACGGACCCCTCTAGTCATCAACTCATCACCCTGATTATGTAAGCGTCTGTGACATCTTATTTACGGAAAAAGGACCACCAATAATTCTATCTCCACAAAAtagatatatgaaaatattgaaaaatattatttgaattacATAAAGATCTCttagaaataaataatttcacatTTTAATCTGATTTGGTCTGCTACATCAAGTTATAAAACTCTTAATTATCAtttctatattattataaaaaaaaatcaaacgtATCCTATTTAatcatgttaattttttaattttatttttataagatctttTTGTAAACCAGTCAATTCTCTAACATAGATTGAATAACAATACCAATTTCCCTGCTCTATCATGGCATTCGAATAATTCTACATGTAATTATAGAGTGTGTAAATACAAtgtagtcattttgaaaaagaatagagttcattattaaaaaattaatttcttttcatatgaatctcgtatttattcaaTGTTTTTAAACTGATTACACAGCATTTGTGTATTTAcaactgcaactatcatttctctttgttaTATTATTAAGAGATACAACCCTTCATGTgtagtactttttatatatcaatctatatttatattaaatctaGTAATATAATCTATGTTTCTTTAGTTTAATTATGGCTTCGAGGAATTTAGAAGTAGAAGAAatggaggaagaaagagaaaagaattaTTCATTTTCCATCGATTACGAGATTTGTGGCAAGCATTTTAAACCTTTTGGCTTTCTCATGCTATGATCAGCAACATTTGTATTCCATTGAtcgattttgtttttcttgacttGTGGAAAGCATGGGCATGCAAAccccaacaaaaaaacaaaacaaacatgacttaaccatttgaattttatattttttaatgaaaaaaatcattaattttccATGGCCAACAAATGCCAAGTTTTTCTTGGCCTTAGTGGTGGTGACATCATCGCTAATGACGTAACCCTATGATCTGCAAGGGAAACATTTTTTCCAcgactttaatttgtttgtcacCAAGGAAAATGCTGCATGCAGCACTACAAAAGTCacgatattttgtttttattatatgttttttaatttaattgttaagaaagtgtgcttatatatatatatatatatatatatatatatatatatatttttaaaatagttaagagtataaaaaaatatttgaaaaacaaatgattgaaaaaaaaagccATTTAATATGTGACCACTCTCATATTCGGTTAGTGTAGTACGACTCTTTTTTACCCATAACATAAATGTCTACCTCACTTGCAATGACAATTTTCTGttctatcttatctcatctcattatttaaacacatttttttacaaattatttcatctcatcttaattaaaaaattttactgctatttaaaatatcttatctcatctcatctaaactgtATATCCAAACGAGACCTAATTGTTGTTGATTGGATAGTCTCACTTAATTGAATGTCATGGATAGAGATGAGAAAAATTGTGGAAAATGCATTTTTGTCTCCCtgtataatatatgtcatgaatgagaAATGCTACAGACCACTTTCATATAATCATATGATACAAAATTAAAGTGTTTCAATAACGTGtcttttttttcatcttcttcatttttttttttgtctaatcAAGCATTCATTAATAGTAAAGAGTGAGTACAAAAGTTTAAGGagaattaaaaggaaaagaagtggaaagaaagTCAATAGGGCTACCAAAAACAAGATTAGTAGCCGCCCACTTTGGAATAGAATGCATACATCGATTTTAGGTTCGATGAATTTTTgctaaaagataaattttgaaaatgtgtTTATGTTCACAAAGCTATAGAGAAATTTATTATGCTaaagaatcataaaatatacTTTGAGGTGAAATTTTACTGTTCAAAACATTCAGAACCCGCattaagtatatatttatagtctCCTACAATAGAAATCATaatttgcacttttctgcaatATTTGCTAGAGTGGCGTGCCGAACACGCATTAAGCTAATTCTTTGTCAAAACTTCACTCGAGCAGAGTATTGAGCAAGTGTCAAGCAAACTCTCTATGTAAGTTTCACTTGAtcgagtgtcgagcgaactttttatttaatgtttttttttatcgcaaaaatctacaaaaaatcataaCGCATTCTTGTCGGGTCAAATCATCAATTCAAACCGAGACATCAATAAAATTAGGCTCCACAAACCCAACAATTTGGGGTATAAAATTTACTATAAATGAAGTTAATAATAAGTTGAATATGAAACTCTTACTCCCCTAAAGCGTCCCCATGTCATCTAACCCAGTTACCCTTGGTCTCTATCACAATTCAGTCTTTcgtatttaatatatagttgTCTTCTCCCATCATAAATAATTgcatctttttattaaacagTATATCAACACAAAAATGATCTTATTCATAACATAGTAATTTACAAGCCTTTGTAACCTATTTATGattgaggaagatgaagtggataaaagaactattttttttttttaaaaaaaaaaaaaaatcaagtgagcttttcttttaaaaaaatttagccacattaacaaagaaaaatgctagatAAATAATGAACAGTACAATAAACAGTAACGAGAATATGAGGGATCATCCGTTTTTTCGGCATGTGCAATTGTCCATACCCATGGCCCTACTCAAGGACGAAACCAGGATTAGAAGTTTGGAGaagcttataatattttaagtctaaaataaaatagttaaactGAATTTTTTTAGGAATATCTTTAAtcaagtgataaaaaaaaattatattctttgaTGCATACGGGTAATTAAGAGAAGAGATTGAACTATGGAATTGAGAACAATCTACATAGAAATTATAGATCGGAAAGAGGTAATAAGTTTTTAAGTAGCACAATCACATACCACGCAGCCAGCTAGCTACTAAGCAAACGTGAGGTTTTTAGTAAATATGTTGCCCTAAtaattataaactttaaaagagaaatactgTAACGAGAACATCATATTCGAATTTAATTTcttgaaataaaacaaaaagaacaagaaaaaaaatataattaccatAAAATTATTGCTTGTGTAGCCAccacttaaaagttaaaattctcttttattataattttttcaaattttcacagaatataagaaataattcaagatttttaaaataaaaataaaaataatattaaacaatgttttattaaactcatctcatgacaactcactatccaaacctctccTAAACAGTTTTTAATGATCTAGTATAGGTCAAAACATAATTTGGTTGGAAGAGTAGTGATGCGTGCTTCAAGTATGAGGTGTGTAAGTCTTATGTAGACCTTTTATACCTCCATCAAGAAAGTGATTTTTATAAcatgatttttataaaagatttgtaCGCACGAACTTGTATAAATTTTACTCTTCTTTTTAGtttctaaaaattaaagaaaaaaacaaggtAGCTTAAATTGCAGGGATTAGTACTAAAAATTACTCTTTTAAAGATTGATGATTTTTATCGGGGCGTAATTGAAATCACACAAATTCCCAAGTTGAAATCCACAATCTACCCCCTAATAGCCAATAATCAAATCCGGAAACAATTCCAACAAGAAATGAATACACTTTCAACAACCCAAGATcactttctccatatcaagaaAGACCCTGCTAGACCTTGATGATCTGCTGCTTGAAAAAAAGCCAGcacaaaaaattttatgaagacCACTCACATGTTCTGTCTTTGATACTCTATCTTGATTGTTGAGATAAAACCAGCACAAAGAATTTTATGAAGACCACTCACATGTTCTATCATCTCTCAatccattttcttcttcatatcTATGCTGCATCTCAAAATTTATGATCATGAAATAGTCAAGtgtgtgtgcatatatatatatatatatattttcaaagatcTCCATATCTGCTGTTAAATCTATATactttgcttgtttttataCCAGTCCTACCTGCTCTGCTTCAACTATGAGTGTTAAAAGCAACTCTTGGTGTCCAAAACAGCATTCCAACTAATCCCGAGGGTGCATAGCCTTAGGTAACGAGTTTTCCACAAGTGCACATCAGGTAATTCAAACGAAAAATTTCCTAGTCAAATAATCCTATAGATTGTTTACATCTAGggagatttgaaccttagacttggggAAGCATACCTTCGAGCCCAAGGCTTTTACCACTTAAGCGAAATCCTAAGGGTTTAAAAAAAGCAAAGAGAGATTTATCAGATATGAAGTAAGCAGATTgctgatgaaaaagaaaaatacaaaacaaaacaaaagaaacagaaacaaaaagaaattagagTAGTCTTAGTGGTAGAGAAATGTTAGCTTTTCATGTAGTGAATTAGTTGGCTATGCTTAATTTGGTATTGTGAGTCGTGAccatgatcaatatatataatatgagacGACCTTGTATGCAAATTGTGTAGGAAACACGCAAGTCTTTTGGCTATCTGATCGTGATGACAACCattaatatatagatcataTGGATCATCTCATGCATGCACCCTAGTCTTCtttaaaatgtaatatattatattctcgTCCTTATGTTCATTAAAACGAATCATTATCGAcgttattctttattttaatttggaaAAATAACATATGCTATATTGTTgatcaaaatattcattctctatttttttaaatgaatagattgtataaatttattgatcaattacacaaaaaatgattaataatctTCAATTCCCtaggagaaaaaataataatatggtaATTTCCTAGCCTTGATAGTACTGTTTCATGATAGGGACACCAACAGGAACGCCAGGGACAACCCCTCCATAACACGATGTCTTCCCGAAAGGTACTCCAATGGTGGTGGCAGTACTCGAACACGATGAGGCTGCATATTCTGGGACTTTTGCCTTTACAGAGACATTGATAATCCCATTCCGCTCCCCATTACTGTTTCTCAATCTGTAACTCAAAAAATGCAGATAACTCTGCGGCACAAAACCTCCGACGAAATCTGACACCGGAATCCTTGCCATCCCCAATGTTTTGTCCCCGGCGGAGGTCTTACATTGTACCTCTACTGTTATAAACCGCGCATGCTGTGGGATTTCCACGTTATGCTTTTCATTCCAGTAGGGATAGCTCCCGCCGTCCTTGTCCATCTCCGTTCTGCAGAGTGGCTGCGAATCCGTTCGGATTACGGCGAAAGCATTCTTCTTGACGGGTTTCCGGTTGTTTCTTATATCTTCACCGGAGATCACCGTGATCTCAAGGGTGCTGGATGCCATGCTAAACATGCCGAtcgaagaaataaatatatatgtaaatagcgGCCGGCGAAAGCCTCCGTGAGTTTTGCGTATCTGCGAATTAGTGATATTGAACGTACGATTTACTGGGTCTCTGAATTCCCAATGTTTTGGAGTAATGTCGATAACGGGGGTAATGTGCTTTTATAGGCGTTTGAAACTTTTAGGGAGGAAACTGGCGACTTAAGTCTAGAGAAGGAAGACAGAAACGCGTACGTGGTTTCTGTGTTTGTTCGAAATTTTGAACTAACGCGGAAGGTCCAAGGGAC
Coding sequences within it:
- the LOC122301719 gene encoding BON1-associated protein 2-like, producing MFSMASSTLEITVISGEDIRNNRKPVKKNAFAVIRTDSQPLCRTEMDKDGGSYPYWNEKHNVEIPQHARFITVEVQCKTSAGDKTLGMARIPVSDFVGGFVPQSYLHFLSYRLRNSNGERNGIINVSVKAKVPEYAASSCSSTATTIGVPFGKTSCYGGVVPGVPVGVPIMKQYYQG